A window of Zingiber officinale cultivar Zhangliang chromosome 5A, Zo_v1.1, whole genome shotgun sequence contains these coding sequences:
- the LOC121980304 gene encoding protein SSUH2 homolog, which translates to MEQQSLLASAEGKGEESWRSYQFVGRIPSLHVPPSSVAAGEVLSVDEIRAASVLSSDHYYPPSIHGVLVGSPEPDDPQVITTQALVPQGGYDGYSGGYSPKELGRQILDEVEVRQLLIDHVGHSCCWGNQPARKWKISSIDDCNVYVGTLETFIEERETIEQKEPYLGGKVDGKEEGQETGVWELDLRSEFPILFVPHKETRVNMPHSEAVEKCCECDGRGQIPCPTCNAVQKSGFYLENKMTECPSCYGRGLIAHKDGSDSICTKCSGKGKLLCGTCCSRGLVECQLCAGQGSLITHNIALVKWRTLSNRKISATSAAASVPDEVFHRARGVQLCNIQAYQCTPAFFADSYQLNRFSSEVVANRSPVPPSARVICERHIISVVPVTHVTMADRNRSFSFYIIGYSREVFIRDYPKKFCWGLCCCFDWLKG; encoded by the exons ATGGAGCAGCAATCTCTGCTTGCATCAG CGGAAGGGAAGGGAGAGGAGTCTTGGAGGTCGTACCAGTTCGTAGGGAGGATTCCCTCCCTACACGTACCTCCCTCGTCCGTCGCCGCTGGAGAGGTGTTGAGCGTCGACGAGATTCGTGCCGCCTCCGTCCTCTCTTCTGATCATTATTACCCGCCTTCAATCCATGGTGTTCTGGTGGGATCGCCCGAACCTGATGATCCCCAAG TTATCACAACTCAAGCTCTTGTACCTCAGGGAGGGTACGACGGGTACTCTGGTGGTTACAGCCCAAAAGAACTTGGGAG ACAAATTCTGGATGAAGTGGAAGTGCGACAGTTACTTATTGATCATGTTGGGCATAGCTGTTGTTGGGGAAACCAACCTGCCCGAAAGTGGAAAATATCCTCTATTGATGACTGTAATGTATATGTTGGGACTCTAGAAACTtttatagaggagagagaaacTATTGAACAAAAAGAGCCATACTTGGGAGGCAAAGTTGACGGTAAAGAGGAAGGCCAGGAAACTGGGGTTTGGGAACTGGATTTGAGGTCTGAATTTCCAATTCTTTTTGTGCCACATAAAGAAACCAGAGTTAATATGCCCCATTCTGAAGCTGTTGAGAAATGCTGTG AGTGTGATGGTCGAGGACAAATTCCCTGCCCTACTTGCAATGCTGTTCAAAAAAGTGGTTTTTATCTAGAAAATAAGATGACTGAATGCCCCTCTTGTTACGGAAGGGGACTAATTGCTCATAAAGATGGATCTGATTCAAT ATGTACGAAATGCTCTGGTAAGGGAAAATTACTGTGTGGAACATGTTGTTCACGTGGGCTTGTAGAATGCCAGCTATGTGCTGGACAAggttctctcatcacacacaacATTGCACTGGTCAAATG GAGGACACTGTCCAATCGGAAAATTAGTGCCACCAGCGCTGCAGCATCAGTACCAGACGAGGTGTTCCATAGAGCCAGGGGGGTTCAGCTGTGCAACATCCAGGCATACCAATGCACCCCTGCCTTCTTTGCTGATTCCTATCAGTTGAATAGGTTCTCCTCTGAAGTCGTTGCCAATCGGTCTCCTGTTCCTCCCTCGGCGAGGGTCATCTGCGAGAGGCACATTATCTCCGTCGTACCCGTCACTCATGTTACAATGGCCGACCGCAATCGGTCCTTCAGCTTCTACATAATTGGGTACAGCAGGGAGGTTTTCATAAGGGACTACCCTAAGAAGTTCTGCTGGGGACTGTGTTGCTGCTTTGACTGGCTGAAAGGTTAG
- the LOC121980307 gene encoding mitochondrial import inner membrane translocase subunit TIM10-like, producing MAANNVADNIGKEQILEIAKSEIELKVDLFNRLTNVCFDKCIEKRYKESELNMGENNCIDRCVAKYWQVTNLIGQLLGPSQPSM from the exons ATGGCCGCCAACAATGTCGCAGATAATATTGGAAAGGAGCAG ATACTTGAAATTGCAAAGAGCGAAATTGAGCTGAAAGTGGATCTTTTCAACAG ACTGACAAACGTATGTTTTGACAAGTGTATTGAGAAAAG GTATAAGGAATCTGAGCTAAACATGGGTGAAAACAATTGCATTGACCGTTGTGTTGCAAAATATTGGCAG GTGACAAATTTAATTGGGCAACTACTTGGTCCGAGCCAGCCTTCCATGTGA
- the LOC121980306 gene encoding rop guanine nucleotide exchange factor 7-like isoform X2, with protein MEDATSNCGGAGQEGEAFSCSTEDENSSRSCSSFESKMVSDSDSKPDAVSKLKEIELMRERLSKLLLGEDMSGCGKGVCTALTISNAITNLCATVFGQLWRLEPLPPEKKSMWRREMEWLLCVCDYIVELIPSSQTSPDGSKHEVMTCKPRPDLCINLPALRKLDNMLLEILDSFSDPEFWYVDQGIMGSDSDSLVSFRKKIHQHNEKWWLPVPRVPLNGLRESARKHLQHKRDCANQILKASVAINSNTLAEMEVPDSYLDSLPKNLRASMGELLYRYLTSEQFSPNRFLDCLDLSSEHQALEISNHIEASIYVWRSRKSASSHQNSTTRTSWGLVRDMVVDAKKRAAFADRAENILLCLKQRFPGLTQTNLDVCKIQFNKDIGKSILEGYSRVLESLAFNIIARIDELLRVDDLSKHLKIGFVEPKRPSFLHSVPSLDTARVTAYSTQNFSPVAVTNPAREERFAILNGKSHNHGLGMKKILTSYLSAQVKGKNSGNVVQCAEI; from the exons ATGGAGGATGCCACGAGCAATTGCGGCGGTGCTGGTCAAGAAGGCGAGGCGTTCAGTTGTTCGACTGAAGACGAGAACAGCAGCAGAAGCTGCTCGAGCTTTGAGAGCAAGATGGTGTCTGATTCTGATTCGAAACCGGACGCAGTTTCTAAGCTAAAAG AGATTGAGCTGATGAGGGAGAGGCTGTCTAAATTGCTGCTAGGGGAAGACATGTCAGGTTGTGGCAAAGGGGTGTGCACGGCACTGACCATCTCCAATGCAATCACCAATCTGTGTG CTACTGTGTTTGGGCAGCTCTGGAGGTTGGAACCTCTGCCTCCCGAGAAGAAATCGATGTGGCGAAGGGAGATGGAGTGGCTTCTCTGTGTTTGTGACTACATTGTTGAACTCATACCGTCTTCGCAAACATCTCCTGATGGAAGCAAGCATGAG GTCATGACTTGTAAGCCAAGGCCAGATTTATGCATCAATCTGCCAGCGCTCAGGAAACTGGACAATATGCTTCTT GAAATACTAGATAGCTTCAGTGATCCAGAATTTTGGTACGTTGATCAGGGGATAATGGGATCAGATTCTGATAGCTTGGTATCTTTCAGAAAAAAGATTCACCAACACAATGAGAAATGGTGGCTTCCGGTGCCTCGTGTCCCACTCAATGGACTGAGAGAGAGCGCGAGAAAACATCTGCAACACAAGAGAGATTGTGCAAACCAGATTTTGAAGGCTTCAGTTGCAATCAATAGCAATACTTTGGCAGAAATGGAAGTTCCTGACTCTTACCTTGATTCACTTCCTAAG AATCTAAGAGCAAGCATGGGCGAGTTGTTATACCGTTATCTTACTTCAGAACAATTCTCACCGAATCGCTTTCTGGATTGTCTGGATCTGTCCTCTGAACACCAAGCTCTTGAAATCTCAAACCACATTGAAGCTTCCATATATGTTTGGCGtagtcgaaaatcagcaagtaGCCACCAAAATAGCACCACCAGGACATCTTGGGGCCTCGTGAGGGACATGGTCGTCGATGCCAAAAAAAGGGCAGCATTTGCAGATAGAGCTGAGAACATCTTGCTGTGCTTGAAGCAAAGGTTCCCTGGTCTAACACAAACCAACTTGGATGTCTGCAAAATCCAGTTCAACAAG GATATCGGAAAATCCATTCTCGAAGGATATTCTAGAGTACTAGAGAGCCTTGCGTTCAACATCATTGCTCGTATCGATGAATTGCTTCGTGTAGATGACCTCAGCAAGCATTTGAAGATTGGTTTTGTCGAGCCAAAGCGACCATCATTTCTGCACTCAGTGCCTAGCTTAGACACTGCTCGTGTGACTGCTTACTCCACACAGAATTTCTCCCCTGTAGCTGTAACTAATCCGGCGAGAGAAGAGAGATTCGCCATCTTAAACGGTAAGTCCCACAATCACGGATTAGGCATGAAGAAAATCTTGACGAGTTATTTGAGTGCCCAGGTGAAGGGAAAGAACTCTGGTAATGTTGTTCAGTGTGCAGAAATTTAG
- the LOC121980306 gene encoding rop guanine nucleotide exchange factor 7-like isoform X1, which translates to MEDATSNCGGAGQEGEAFSCSTEDENSSRSCSSFESKMVSDSDSKPDAVSKLKGALQMMSACDRVVQMRNDAFILHAVCIRLEIELMRERLSKLLLGEDMSGCGKGVCTALTISNAITNLCATVFGQLWRLEPLPPEKKSMWRREMEWLLCVCDYIVELIPSSQTSPDGSKHEVMTCKPRPDLCINLPALRKLDNMLLEILDSFSDPEFWYVDQGIMGSDSDSLVSFRKKIHQHNEKWWLPVPRVPLNGLRESARKHLQHKRDCANQILKASVAINSNTLAEMEVPDSYLDSLPKNLRASMGELLYRYLTSEQFSPNRFLDCLDLSSEHQALEISNHIEASIYVWRSRKSASSHQNSTTRTSWGLVRDMVVDAKKRAAFADRAENILLCLKQRFPGLTQTNLDVCKIQFNKDIGKSILEGYSRVLESLAFNIIARIDELLRVDDLSKHLKIGFVEPKRPSFLHSVPSLDTARVTAYSTQNFSPVAVTNPAREERFAILNGKSHNHGLGMKKILTSYLSAQVKGKNSGNVVQCAEI; encoded by the exons ATGGAGGATGCCACGAGCAATTGCGGCGGTGCTGGTCAAGAAGGCGAGGCGTTCAGTTGTTCGACTGAAGACGAGAACAGCAGCAGAAGCTGCTCGAGCTTTGAGAGCAAGATGGTGTCTGATTCTGATTCGAAACCGGACGCAGTTTCTAAGCTAAAAGGTGCACTTCAGATGATGAGTGCTTGCGATCGAGTTGTGCAAATGAGAAATGATGCTTTTATTTTACATGCCGTTTGCATTCGTTTAGAGATTGAGCTGATGAGGGAGAGGCTGTCTAAATTGCTGCTAGGGGAAGACATGTCAGGTTGTGGCAAAGGGGTGTGCACGGCACTGACCATCTCCAATGCAATCACCAATCTGTGTG CTACTGTGTTTGGGCAGCTCTGGAGGTTGGAACCTCTGCCTCCCGAGAAGAAATCGATGTGGCGAAGGGAGATGGAGTGGCTTCTCTGTGTTTGTGACTACATTGTTGAACTCATACCGTCTTCGCAAACATCTCCTGATGGAAGCAAGCATGAG GTCATGACTTGTAAGCCAAGGCCAGATTTATGCATCAATCTGCCAGCGCTCAGGAAACTGGACAATATGCTTCTT GAAATACTAGATAGCTTCAGTGATCCAGAATTTTGGTACGTTGATCAGGGGATAATGGGATCAGATTCTGATAGCTTGGTATCTTTCAGAAAAAAGATTCACCAACACAATGAGAAATGGTGGCTTCCGGTGCCTCGTGTCCCACTCAATGGACTGAGAGAGAGCGCGAGAAAACATCTGCAACACAAGAGAGATTGTGCAAACCAGATTTTGAAGGCTTCAGTTGCAATCAATAGCAATACTTTGGCAGAAATGGAAGTTCCTGACTCTTACCTTGATTCACTTCCTAAG AATCTAAGAGCAAGCATGGGCGAGTTGTTATACCGTTATCTTACTTCAGAACAATTCTCACCGAATCGCTTTCTGGATTGTCTGGATCTGTCCTCTGAACACCAAGCTCTTGAAATCTCAAACCACATTGAAGCTTCCATATATGTTTGGCGtagtcgaaaatcagcaagtaGCCACCAAAATAGCACCACCAGGACATCTTGGGGCCTCGTGAGGGACATGGTCGTCGATGCCAAAAAAAGGGCAGCATTTGCAGATAGAGCTGAGAACATCTTGCTGTGCTTGAAGCAAAGGTTCCCTGGTCTAACACAAACCAACTTGGATGTCTGCAAAATCCAGTTCAACAAG GATATCGGAAAATCCATTCTCGAAGGATATTCTAGAGTACTAGAGAGCCTTGCGTTCAACATCATTGCTCGTATCGATGAATTGCTTCGTGTAGATGACCTCAGCAAGCATTTGAAGATTGGTTTTGTCGAGCCAAAGCGACCATCATTTCTGCACTCAGTGCCTAGCTTAGACACTGCTCGTGTGACTGCTTACTCCACACAGAATTTCTCCCCTGTAGCTGTAACTAATCCGGCGAGAGAAGAGAGATTCGCCATCTTAAACGGTAAGTCCCACAATCACGGATTAGGCATGAAGAAAATCTTGACGAGTTATTTGAGTGCCCAGGTGAAGGGAAAGAACTCTGGTAATGTTGTTCAGTGTGCAGAAATTTAG
- the LOC121982682 gene encoding ras-related protein Rab2BV-like gives MAHRVDTEYDYLFKVVLIGDSGVGKSNILSRFTRNEFCLESKSTIGVEFATRTLQLEGKTIKAQIWDTAGQERYRAITSAYYRGAVGALLVYDITKKQTFENVQRWLRELRDHADSNIVILMVGNKADLRHLRAVTEEEAQMLAEKEELSFLETSALEAVNIDKAFQTILKDIYQIISRKALAAAEAAGAVPGQGMTINVSDPGGGFTKKGCCSN, from the exons ATGGCTCACCGAGTCGATACTGAGTACGATTACCTGTTTAAGGTCGTCCTTATCGGGGATTCTGGCGTGGGGAAATCCAACATACTCTCGAGGTTCACGCGCAACGAATTCTGCTTGGAGTCCAAGTCAACCATCGGCGTCGAGTTCGCTACCAGGACCCTTCAG CTAGAGGGAAAGACAATCAAGGCTCAGATATGGGACACAGCTGGGCAGGAAAGATACAGAGCCATCACCAGCGCTTACTACAGGGGTGCAGTTGGAGCGCTCCTGGTCTATGACATAACAAAGAAGCAAACTTTTGAAAATGTTCAAAGGTGGCTCCGCGAGTTGAGGGACCATGCTGACTCTAACATTGTGATTTTGATGGTCGGGAACAAGGCAGATTTGAGGCATCTCCGAGCAGTCACAGAAGAGGAAGCCCAGATGTTAGCTGAGAAGGAAGAACTATCTTTCCTGGAGACATCAGCTTTGGAGGCGGTTAACATCGACAAGGCATTTCAAACTATTCTAAAAGATATTTACCAGATAATTAGCAGAAAGGCACTTGCTGCTGCAGAGGCAGCAGGAGCAGTTCCCGGCCAAGGCATGACCATCAATGTATCTGATCCCGGTGGAGGCTTCACAAAGAAAGGTTGCTGTTCAAATTAG